The following proteins are encoded in a genomic region of Alphaproteobacteria bacterium:
- the dapD gene encoding 2,3,4,5-tetrahydropyridine-2,6-dicarboxylate N-succinyltransferase: protein MSEFKSIIEKAWANKEEISLSTAGDVRNAVDQTLAQLDNGEIRIAEKQNDEWIVNQWAKKAILLSFRLNDMTLIKGGPLMANHQTCWFDKVPSKFEGWDEERFRQAKFRAVPGSFVRRGSYIGKDVVLMPSFVNLGAYVDDNTMIDTWATVGSCAQIGKNCHISGGTGIGGVLEPLQANPVIIEDNCFIGARSEVAEGVIIGEGSVVSMGVFIGASTKIYDRETGEIFQGKVPPYSVVVPGNLPAKDPSKPSLYAAVIVKRVDAKTRSKTSINDLLRSYTQQ, encoded by the coding sequence ATGAGCGAATTTAAATCCATTATTGAAAAAGCATGGGCCAACAAAGAAGAAATCAGCCTAAGCACTGCAGGCGATGTCCGTAATGCGGTTGACCAAACCCTGGCACAATTAGATAACGGCGAAATTCGTATAGCCGAAAAGCAGAATGATGAATGGATAGTCAATCAATGGGCCAAAAAAGCGATCCTGCTTTCATTCCGCCTCAACGACATGACATTAATCAAAGGCGGTCCTCTCATGGCTAATCATCAAACCTGCTGGTTTGATAAAGTGCCTTCTAAATTTGAAGGCTGGGATGAAGAACGGTTTCGCCAGGCAAAATTCCGCGCCGTTCCAGGTTCGTTTGTGCGCCGAGGTTCCTACATCGGCAAAGATGTGGTGTTGATGCCAAGCTTTGTTAATCTCGGTGCGTATGTGGATGACAATACCATGATCGATACATGGGCAACCGTTGGCAGCTGTGCACAAATTGGCAAAAATTGCCATATTTCTGGAGGAACTGGAATTGGCGGCGTGCTCGAACCTCTCCAAGCAAACCCAGTGATCATTGAAGATAACTGCTTTATCGGTGCACGCAGTGAAGTTGCCGAGGGTGTTATTATAGGCGAAGGTTCTGTGGTTTCTATGGGCGTGTTTATTGGCGCTTCAACAAAAATATATGACCGGGAAACCGGCGAAATTTTCCAAGGAAAAGTGCCACCTTATTCGGTCGTTGTTCCAGGGAATCTTCCTGCTAAAGACCCATCAAAGCCTTCGTTATATGCGGCAGTCATCGTTAAACGGGTGGATGCTAAAACACGAAGCAAAACGTCGATTAATGATTTATTGAGATCCTATACACAGCAATAA